A genomic segment from Deinococcus detaillensis encodes:
- the lepA gene encoding translation elongation factor 4 yields MQVRNFSIIAHVDHGKSTLADRILEHLGAMSERDKRDQTLDTLELERERGITIKSTPVRLTYTRPNGEVFTLNLIDTPGHVDFNYEVSRSLAACEGVLLLVDASQGVEAQTIVNAYLAIDSGLEIIPVVNKIDLPAADPEGAAQELEEVVGIPAEDAIFASGKTGVGVPEILEAIVERIPSPPGTPEAPLKALIFDSVFDAYQGVIVFVRVLDGTIRPKDKITLFSTGKHFEVDKVGTFTPGLVVGDSLTAGDVGWVAAGVRDIHDAQVGDTLMERERPITDPFPGFKPAQPVVFSGLYPTDTEMYRKLREALEKLKLNDAAFSFEPETSEALGFGFRCGFLGLLHAEIIQERLEREYDLDLIATAPAVIYRITLNNGDVFETQNPAQFPTRDRVELIEEPYIKLSVMLPEEHVGPVMQLLQERRGSMVTMNYLGKRVELIYEVPFAEILYDFHDRLKSISRGYASMDYSITGYREGELVKVDIYVNNEIVDALAVIVHEDRAYPLGRKIVDKMAEVIPRQMWPVPIQAMIGGKIIARATVKAFRKDVLAKCYGGDISRKKKLLNKQKKGKARMKQIGTVEVPQEAFLAVLSSDE; encoded by the coding sequence ATGCAGGTTCGGAATTTTTCAATTATCGCCCACGTCGATCACGGCAAAAGCACCCTTGCCGATAGAATCTTGGAACACCTCGGCGCGATGAGTGAGCGCGACAAGCGCGACCAAACGCTCGACACCTTGGAACTCGAGCGCGAGCGCGGTATCACCATCAAGTCCACCCCCGTGCGGCTGACCTACACCCGTCCCAACGGTGAAGTCTTTACCCTCAACCTGATCGACACCCCCGGCCACGTGGATTTCAATTACGAAGTCTCGCGCTCGCTGGCGGCCTGTGAGGGCGTGCTGCTCTTGGTGGACGCTTCGCAGGGCGTGGAAGCCCAGACCATCGTCAACGCTTACCTCGCCATCGATTCGGGCCTGGAGATCATTCCGGTGGTCAACAAAATCGACTTGCCCGCCGCCGATCCTGAAGGCGCGGCGCAGGAACTCGAAGAAGTGGTGGGCATTCCTGCCGAGGACGCCATCTTTGCGTCCGGCAAGACTGGCGTGGGCGTCCCAGAAATTCTGGAAGCCATCGTGGAGCGCATTCCCTCGCCGCCGGGCACGCCCGAAGCGCCGCTCAAGGCCCTGATCTTCGATTCGGTGTTCGACGCGTATCAGGGCGTGATCGTCTTTGTGCGCGTGCTGGACGGTACCATCAGGCCCAAAGACAAAATCACCCTGTTTTCGACCGGCAAGCATTTTGAAGTCGATAAAGTCGGCACCTTCACCCCCGGCTTGGTGGTCGGCGACTCGCTGACGGCGGGCGACGTGGGCTGGGTGGCGGCGGGCGTGCGCGACATTCACGACGCGCAGGTGGGCGACACCTTGATGGAGCGTGAGCGGCCCATCACCGATCCCTTCCCCGGTTTCAAGCCGGCTCAGCCGGTGGTCTTTTCGGGCTTGTATCCCACCGACACTGAGATGTACCGCAAGCTGCGCGAGGCACTGGAAAAACTCAAGCTCAACGATGCTGCTTTTTCCTTCGAGCCGGAAACGAGTGAGGCGCTGGGCTTCGGCTTCCGCTGCGGTTTTCTGGGCCTGCTGCACGCCGAGATTATTCAAGAACGCCTTGAGCGGGAGTACGACCTCGACTTGATCGCCACTGCGCCCGCCGTGATTTACCGCATCACCCTCAACAACGGCGACGTGTTCGAGACGCAGAATCCGGCGCAGTTTCCGACCCGCGATCGGGTGGAGCTGATTGAGGAGCCGTACATCAAGCTCTCGGTGATGCTGCCCGAAGAACACGTCGGCCCGGTGATGCAGCTTCTGCAAGAGCGGCGCGGCAGCATGGTGACCATGAATTACCTCGGCAAGCGCGTCGAGCTGATCTACGAAGTGCCGTTCGCCGAAATTCTGTATGACTTCCACGACCGCCTCAAGAGCATCTCGCGCGGCTACGCCAGTATGGATTATTCGATCACCGGCTACCGCGAGGGCGAACTGGTCAAAGTGGACATCTACGTCAACAACGAGATCGTGGACGCGCTGGCCGTGATCGTCCACGAAGACCGGGCCTACCCGCTGGGCCGCAAAATCGTAGACAAGATGGCCGAAGTCATTCCGCGCCAGATGTGGCCGGTGCCGATTCAGGCCATGATCGGCGGCAAAATTATTGCCCGCGCCACCGTCAAGGCGTTTCGCAAAGACGTGCTGGCCAAGTGTTACGGCGGCGACATTAGCCGCAAGAAGAAACTGCTGAACAAGCAGAAAAAGGGCAAGGCCCGCATGAAGCAGATCGGCACGGTGGAAGTGCCGCAAGAAGCGTTCCTGGCGGTGCTGAGCAGCGACGAATGA
- a CDS encoding sensor histidine kinase produces MTASPLFPLTFERWNSLRVQFTAVIFALTFLPNLSLILVSNGPWNSVLSVWTLGVGVLCALIGYFLSGAMLKPLTRLRAEVEADEVERQGRQDDPQEVKALRTAFTGLLERLGTEQARRGAFMATLVHDLKTPLIATGHLVRLLMNGVLSEPERQDAGEQLLSENARLLALVQQMADAHRFEREAVQLHCRPTDLGALLEALAARLSARAAQRSLSISVSGQARAEVDAAVLERALGNLADNALRYASSQVRLEARQVGGGAELSVIDDGPGLSASLESLAQPFNAQPTTIAGQQYTAGTAGLGLFIAKRIAEAHGGELIYQRRSFSPDPSADFSSAVFSATPSPSSSHGLSALTIVLPEALHENRDR; encoded by the coding sequence ATGACCGCTTCACCGTTATTCCCTCTGACCTTCGAGCGCTGGAACAGCTTGCGGGTACAGTTCACGGCGGTCATCTTCGCGCTGACGTTTTTGCCCAATCTCAGCTTGATCTTGGTCAGCAACGGACCGTGGAATTCCGTCCTGAGCGTGTGGACATTGGGAGTAGGCGTGCTGTGTGCCTTGATCGGGTATTTCCTGTCGGGGGCCATGCTTAAGCCGCTGACCCGTTTGCGGGCGGAGGTGGAAGCCGACGAAGTGGAGCGCCAGGGGCGGCAGGACGATCCACAGGAAGTCAAAGCGCTGCGGACGGCCTTCACGGGCCTACTTGAGCGCCTCGGCACCGAGCAGGCGCGGCGCGGCGCGTTCATGGCCACCCTCGTTCACGATCTCAAGACGCCGCTGATCGCCACCGGCCATCTCGTGCGGCTGCTGATGAACGGCGTACTCAGTGAACCCGAGCGCCAAGACGCAGGCGAGCAACTTCTGAGTGAAAATGCCCGCCTGCTGGCGCTGGTGCAGCAGATGGCCGACGCCCACCGCTTTGAGCGCGAAGCGGTGCAGCTTCACTGCCGCCCGACCGATCTGGGGGCCTTGCTGGAAGCGCTGGCGGCCCGCTTGTCGGCCAGAGCGGCGCAGCGCTCCCTGAGCATCAGCGTCAGCGGGCAGGCGCGGGCCGAGGTGGACGCAGCGGTACTGGAACGCGCCCTGGGCAACCTCGCCGACAATGCGCTGCGCTACGCCTCTTCACAGGTGCGCTTGGAAGCCCGCCAGGTCGGCGGCGGCGCTGAGCTGAGTGTGATCGACGACGGCCCCGGCCTCAGCGCTTCCTTAGAGAGCCTCGCACAGCCATTCAACGCTCAGCCGACCACCATTGCCGGGCAGCAGTACACCGCCGGAACCGCCGGACTCGGCCTCTTTATTGCCAAACGTATCGCCGAGGCGCACGGCGGCGAGCTGATTTACCAGCGCCGCTCTTTTTCTCCTGACCCTTCTGCTGACTTCTCTTCGGCTGTTTTTTCGGCTACTCCTTCGCCCTCTTCTTCGCACGGCCTCAGCGCCCTGACGATTGTTCTCCCGGAGGCACTCCATGAAAATCGTGATCGCTGA
- a CDS encoding response regulator transcription factor: protein MKIVIADDHPLFRIGLKYALRDQGFEVLAEASDGLEALEVIRQFQPDAALLDVKMPGLTGIEVCEKLRATNPNVVSVLITTFAEPAIVQAARSAGARGYLSKETAPEELARQLREIVAHPEIDRLPKVEVPRLTPREGDVLPLLAKGYSNKEIARALGVSPDTIKDHLARLFVKLAARDRTDCVGKARALGLVG from the coding sequence ATGAAAATCGTGATCGCTGATGACCACCCGCTCTTTCGTATCGGCCTCAAGTACGCTCTGCGCGATCAGGGCTTTGAAGTGCTGGCCGAAGCCAGTGACGGCTTGGAAGCGCTGGAAGTCATTCGTCAGTTTCAGCCGGACGCCGCTCTCTTGGATGTCAAAATGCCCGGACTGACCGGCATTGAAGTCTGCGAGAAGTTGCGGGCCACCAATCCCAACGTGGTCAGCGTGCTGATTACCACGTTCGCCGAACCGGCCATCGTGCAGGCGGCCCGCTCGGCTGGAGCGCGTGGCTACCTCTCTAAAGAGACTGCTCCCGAAGAGCTGGCCCGCCAACTGCGCGAGATCGTGGCCCATCCTGAGATTGACCGCCTGCCCAAAGTGGAAGTGCCGCGCCTGACTCCCCGCGAAGGCGACGTGCTGCCGCTGCTGGCCAAAGGCTACAGCAACAAAGAAATTGCCCGCGCTCTGGGCGTCAGCCCCGACACCATCAAAGACCACCTCGCCCGCTTGTTCGTCAAACTGGCGGCCCGTGACCGCACCGATTGCGTGGGCAAAGCGCGGGCGCTGGGCCTGGTCGGCTGA
- a CDS encoding peptidase C39 family protein, with protein MIKAAALLSFLALSPVTLALKMQNAVSTTTVLEQPADFSAGKMQGLILSEGRVKLAPNTQVGTLSGTVSGLSAYDELIPSWNALTPPGSSLTLEVKPAGASRFYSFGTWQSAAGRSSLDGQKDSFGQVLTDTLRLSKKVSGFDYRLTLMASGAGPSLSLLAFNTSDRSRRMAAAGAAGDKTRWNKVLNVPLRSQMLYKDGGEVWCSPTSISMILAYNGVSFSVPDAAAATYDTAYDGTGNWPFNTAFAAEQGLRALVTRLPNLREAERYIAAGFPLGVSLGWKAGELPGAAIPSSSGHLMVLVGFDAQGNPVLNDPAAPTNAGVRRSYPRAAFERLWLSHSGGLVYLISKPDQALPPTVPSQ; from the coding sequence ATGATCAAGGCCGCCGCTCTCCTGAGTTTTCTAGCGCTCTCGCCCGTTACACTGGCTCTCAAGATGCAAAACGCCGTGTCCACCACCACCGTCTTAGAGCAGCCCGCCGATTTCAGTGCTGGCAAGATGCAGGGCCTCATACTCTCGGAAGGCCGCGTGAAGTTGGCCCCAAATACCCAAGTCGGCACGCTGTCCGGCACCGTTTCTGGCCTCAGCGCTTACGACGAACTGATTCCCTCGTGGAACGCCCTGACGCCCCCCGGAAGTAGCCTGACATTGGAAGTCAAACCCGCTGGAGCCAGCCGCTTTTATTCGTTTGGAACGTGGCAAAGTGCGGCGGGCCGCAGCAGCTTGGACGGGCAAAAAGACAGTTTTGGGCAAGTGCTGACCGACACGCTGAGATTATCCAAAAAAGTCAGCGGTTTTGACTACCGCTTGACCCTGATGGCCAGCGGCGCGGGCCCCAGTCTGAGTTTGCTGGCCTTCAACACTTCAGACCGTTCCCGGCGCATGGCGGCGGCGGGCGCGGCAGGCGACAAAACGCGCTGGAATAAAGTCCTGAATGTGCCCCTGAGATCACAGATGCTCTACAAGGACGGCGGCGAAGTCTGGTGCAGCCCGACGAGTATCAGCATGATCCTGGCTTACAACGGCGTAAGTTTCAGCGTGCCAGATGCTGCCGCCGCCACCTACGACACGGCCTACGACGGCACTGGCAATTGGCCGTTTAACACCGCCTTCGCCGCCGAACAGGGCTTGCGGGCGCTGGTGACGCGCCTTCCCAACTTGCGCGAAGCCGAGCGCTATATCGCCGCTGGCTTCCCGCTGGGCGTCAGTCTGGGCTGGAAGGCGGGCGAGCTGCCGGGCGCGGCCATCCCTTCGAGCAGCGGGCATTTGATGGTCTTGGTGGGCTTTGACGCGCAGGGCAACCCAGTGCTGAACGACCCCGCCGCGCCGACCAACGCGGGCGTGCGCCGCAGCTATCCCCGCGCCGCCTTCGAGCGCTTGTGGCTTTCTCACTCTGGCGGGCTGGTGTACCTCATCAGCAAACCTGACCAAGCCCTGCCCCCAACCGTGCCGTCTCAGTAA
- a CDS encoding alpha/beta fold hydrolase — protein sequence MQIGDVHLNVQRTGKGRPLLMLHGLMSNLTALQPEIQRLSESFEVIALDSRGHGSSDKPAHYTLQDHINDVLGVMDALNLRTVDLMGTSMGSYIAQGVASQQPDRVRKLVLVVPKSNGKTSSVARFIAQHQAEVKGLSQEEIQALVLSRIFAPSTPQSVRAAQATWSQQQAEQGLTLNSAQAESASLALAGFDFRPMLPNITAETLVISGRHDILNPLAEGQLISKLIPKARLKVLDHSGHLPNLEEPEQLLELVEEFLKS from the coding sequence ATGCAGATTGGTGATGTCCACTTGAATGTTCAGCGCACCGGCAAAGGTCGGCCCCTCCTGATGCTGCACGGCCTGATGAGCAACCTCACGGCGCTGCAACCGGAAATACAGCGGCTGAGTGAGTCGTTTGAAGTTATCGCCTTAGACAGTCGGGGACATGGAAGCTCAGACAAACCGGCCCACTACACCCTCCAAGACCACATTAACGATGTGCTGGGCGTGATGGACGCGCTCAATTTGCGAACCGTGGATTTGATGGGCACGTCGATGGGCAGCTACATCGCGCAGGGCGTGGCCTCGCAGCAGCCGGATCGCGTCCGCAAACTGGTGCTGGTCGTGCCCAAATCCAACGGCAAAACGTCGTCGGTGGCACGGTTCATTGCCCAGCACCAAGCTGAAGTCAAGGGACTGAGTCAGGAGGAGATTCAGGCGCTGGTGCTGTCGCGCATCTTCGCGCCGTCCACGCCGCAGAGCGTCCGAGCGGCGCAGGCGACGTGGAGTCAGCAGCAAGCCGAGCAGGGTCTCACGCTCAACTCCGCGCAGGCCGAGTCCGCCAGCTTAGCCCTCGCCGGATTTGATTTCAGACCCATGCTGCCGAACATTACCGCCGAGACACTGGTCATCAGCGGCAGGCACGACATTCTCAACCCACTGGCAGAAGGGCAGCTCATCTCCAAGCTGATTCCGAAGGCACGGCTGAAAGTGCTGGATCACTCAGGCCACCTGCCCAACCTAGAGGAACCGGAGCAGCTCCTGGAGCTGGTGGAGGAGTTTTTGAAAAGCTGA